The window CCCCCGTCCCCGAAGAATGCATCACACGAGGAGCGTCGAATCAATCTCCATCAACTCGGGGGTACATCGCCCATGCCGATGATGCCCACTCCACGCCAgtgacgacgccgatggtgTTGCCGAGGGAGCTCATCGCGAAACCGAGCCCGCCTTGTAGATACCCTTGAAACTCTCCGATCGGGGTAGCCTTGTATTGTATCTTGCCAACTTCGTCGTATGTGCCTCAAGCTTCGCGAAATCAAACAGGGGAATCATACTCTGCCGACCGGCATAGTCGCCTAGCCACTCGGGATATCAGGTACGCAAGTCGGGCCAGGCAAGGAATGACAGATTTCGGAGCACGGGGACGCAACGACTGTCGTGGCCAATAGCAACCAGGCATCCATGGCTGGCCTACAAGTGCGTTTCGACCAACGAGCTCAACCCCCGCACATAACAAGACTTCTCATGGACGAGGGACGGTGGTGCACAGATGAAGAGAGAATGAATGACCTTTCTGATTAGATTCATCGAGAAATCAAGGCTTAAAAATACCCCAAACTTGCTTGAGCAACTAGAATGTATATCTAGCATCCCTCAAAGGCAAACCCTTCGCTACGATGTGACCTGAAGGACCCCTCCCTTAGCCAATGTTGAACTCGTCGGCAACTGCGCGCATCAGCATGGCGCTCTTGCGCTTGATGACGTCTCCTCCTGGCTTTTGCTCCTTCGTcgtgtcgtcggccttggagGAGTCCCGGCGACCCTTCTTGGACTTGCGTTCGATGCCCGACCCGATGCCACCGGGTGCCTCTCGAAGGCCGAAGCTTTTGGCCACGTGCCCTAGGTGCATCTGCGTCATGTCAAAATGGACTCGCTCATCCTTGACATGGGTTGCGTATGCCCTGATGTGCGATTTGAATCCGTTGCGTGCCAATTCGAGCCGCTTGCTGTCGATGAGCAACCGTTGCTCGAGGTGAAGCTGCAGCGTCTCTGCCTTGCCGTGGTATGATTCATCATCTTCAGGCTTTGCTTGCGTCGTCACCGGAAACTCCAACTTCGCCATGAAACCCTTCTTCAGTATGGACTCGTGTGAttgggacgacggcggcgtcgacgactttAGGAGCTCGATATACCCTTCTTCTGGGCCCGGAAGGAGAAACAACAAGGCGTCACCGGGACGGCCGGCACGCGCGGTTCGACCTACGCGATGGATGTGATCGGAAAAGCTAAAGGCCGGATCGTACTCGATGACGAGATCGACCGCCGGAATATCCAATCCTCGCGACGAAACGTCCGTCGTGACGAGCAGCGACGGCGTCTTGCACTCGGAAAACGAACGGATGGTTGCCGTGCGGACCGGTTGGCTGAGCGAGCCATGCATCCTGTGCATCATGACTTCCGGACTCGCCGCGGTCGTAAAGTAAGCTGCCTTGGACACGGTCTTGGAAACGAGCTCCGCTTCCTttgtcgccgatgccggcgggTCCGTCACGGCCGGATCCCTCAACATCTCGTAGTGAAAATCGACGGAATCGGCGCAAGACATGAAGATGACGGCCTTCATCGTGCGCCCTCGACGGGAAAAGACGGACTTGAGGTAGGCGATGAGGGTGACCAAGCGGAGCTTGGAGGGAACCACGGTGTAGTATTGATGCAGCTGCGCGGGAGCCTTGTGGACTGCCATTTCGATGGTCggatcctcgtcgccctttTCGGCCGCCAGAAATGTCGCGTCCGCCAGACTCATCTCTCCGAGCTTCTGCACATTCATCTTCATCGTGGCCGAGCAGAGAACGGTGACACGCCTCTCTGGCAGCTTGTCGAGAGGCGTtccgtcctccgtcctcTGCACGATGGGAATGTCCCGGAGGCGAGTTATGGCCTTTTTCAGGTCTTCCTCGAAGCCGAGATCCATCAGACGGTCACCTTCGTCCATGATGAGCCAGCGTACGGTGCCCAGGTTGAGGGCCTTTGTGTTGTCAATATGATCGGCGAGCCGACCGGGGGTCGCGACGAGAAAGTTGACGCCCTTTCGTATTCTTGCCTTTTCCGCTTTCTTGGACTCTCCACCGGTGATGGCGGTGGAGACGAGCCAGGGGAAGGGCCGTatgagctgctcgaggaccGTGTGAACCTGCCTCGCCAGTTCGCGGGTGGGCGAGACGATGATGGCAAAGACGCCAGAGTCTCGATGGATTTGCTTGCCGGAATTGCTGAGGAGCAGAATTCGATGAATCATGGGTAGCAGGTAGGAGAATGTCTTGCCGGAGCCGGTTTCCGCTTGCACAAAGGCGTCCGAGCTGCTGGTGAGCAGGTGCGGTATCACTTTCTGCTggatcgccgtcggccgttcGAGCTTCATTTTCGTCagttcgtcgacgagccgggACGACAGTGTGAGGGAGCCAAAgttggccacgtcggcgagcggtgCATTCGTCGCCTCTGGTGCAACCCATTCTacttcgtcctcggccgcggtcGCCTGTGTTGGGTTGAAGGAGAAAAGTCGTGAAATAACCTGGCGCGGGCCTCGGCTTGCGTCTCCATCGGCTCGGGCCGGCTTGTGAGGTCGTGAGGAGTGCGAGGAAGGACCGCCGTCGTGTGCGAGAGACTCGAATCTCTTGGATTGGGTTCCCGGTGTGTGGGACTGGTGATGACCAGAATCTTCATCAACCCGACGACGCTTCGTCGACCTCAGTTCTTCGTCCCCGCCGCTGTACGCGGTTGCCGGAATCGAAGGTCCATTCCGGGCCACTCGTTCCGCACGCTTCCTCTCTCGCCACCGACCGCCTTTGAACTTGACACCGGCCTTGTAGGGTTCGGAGGAGAGTTCGAAATTCAACAgcatgccatcgtcggccatggtgaaAAGCAAGCAAGCGTTGATGctgtgctgctgctgatgtCGGAATTGGGATTGATGGTGGGGCTGGTTGCTGCAAACCGTATTGCTGGTGCAgcgtttttttttttggagGAGCATCGTTATCGGCGGATCACGTATCGATAAGTCCGATAACGAAGTGTGCACTGTCGCGCCTTTCCTTGCCGCACGAGGCACTTCGTACCACGCACTGGATGACGCAAGGTGGAATGCAGCATGACTTTTTGATCCCCCCACGAAGAATATTCAATTCAAGCATCGGCACTTCTTACGGTTACTTTCTCGTCTTACTCTCGAAGTATTCGCAATCCTTGTGCATCCATCTTCCGTGGAATTGCCTTGAGAGAGGACTTGGACAGGCGAGTATTGTAAGTGCACACCTATCCATCTGCTCGGCTACACATCTCGACTGGCGTCCGCATTTCCTGTGTTCTGAGGACACGTAGTCGAACATTCGGAGCACACAtaattgcaagtacaagtatacgCTCGTATTggcgtacttgcaaggagtaggtgcaagtatttGCATCATGCCTAATGGGTTATGTCGCTGTGGGAATGCGGATAATTTGGCAGGGGAATTAGCAGCAATCATCGGGTTCCGGGGTCGTGATAATGCCgagcaatactccgtacatgtgccgtgCCGTCTTCTGGAGGAGAAAGTCGGGCACGGGTGGATGACGTTCCGCTTCACCCGAGCGTCGAGCAAACGCCAAATGACAGATATCCGTCGGTACATGGAATTGCTCCAGTACGGCGCAGTCAGCCTCCAGAGCGGGCCGGGCGCGCTGACGCTGATTGTTGATTCGCCAAATGAGCATTCGCCACCCGATCACTTCCGTGGTGGTGGGTTGGCATTCTAGTAACATGAA of the Drechmeria coniospora strain ARSEF 6962 chromosome 01, whole genome shotgun sequence genome contains:
- a CDS encoding ATP-dependent RNA helicase DBP7, which translates into the protein MADDGMLLNFELSSEPYKAGVKFKGGRWRERKRAERVARNGPSIPATAYSGGDEELRSTKRRRVDEDSGHHQSHTPGTQSKRFESLAHDGGPSSHSSRPHKPARADGDASRGPRQVISRLFSFNPTQATAAEDEVEWVAPEATNAPLADVANFGSLTLSSRLVDELTKMKLERPTAIQQKVIPHLLTSSSDAFVQAETGSGKTFSYLLPMIHRILLLSNSGKQIHRDSGVFAIIVSPTRELARQVHTVLEQLIRPFPWLVSTAITGGESKKAEKARIRKGVNFLVATPGRLADHIDNTKALNLGTVRWLIMDEGDRLMDLGFEEDLKKAITRLRDIPIVQRTEDGTPLDKLPERRVTVLCSATMKMNVQKLGEMSLADATFLAAEKGDEDPTIEMAVHKAPAQLHQYYTVVPSKLRLVTLIAYLKSVFSRRGRTMKAVIFMSCADSVDFHYEMLRDPAVTDPPASATKEAELVSKTVSKAAYFTTAASPEVMMHRMHGSLSQPVRTATIRSFSECKTPSLLVTTDVSSRGLDIPAVDLVIEYDPAFSFSDHIHRVGRTARAGRPGDALLFLLPGPEEGYIELLKSSTPPSSQSHESILKKGFMAKLEFPVTTQAKPEDDESYHGKAETLQLHLEQRLLIDSKRLELARNGFKSHIRAYATHVKDERVHFDMTQMHLGHVAKSFGLREAPGGIGSGIERKSKKGRRDSSKADDTTKEQKPGGDVIKRKSAMLMRAVADEFNIG